A genome region from Ctenopharyngodon idella isolate HZGC_01 chromosome 5, HZGC01, whole genome shotgun sequence includes the following:
- the LOC127513567 gene encoding intelectin-like isoform X1 → MLYQTQSIKMFSWILLSLLLNLWFCEAGLTNEETPSVNIGDASANPEIGKLLGRIKYVARSCKEIRDKYQVHNDGLYYLISSSGVLYQTFCDMTTAGGGWTLVASVHENNMYGKCTVGDRWSSEQGSNEKRPNGEGTWENRVTFGTVEAATSDDYKNPGYFDIAAQDVSVWHVPNNMELEHWTAASILRYHTENHFLTLHGGNLFKLFTKFPVRFGIGTCLIDNGPAIPIVYDTGNADSTKKLYGLNSRYIFEPGFITFRVFNTEKAAMAICSGVKPTGCHTEHFCIGGGGHFPEGFPVQCGDFTSLDWSGYGTNREWSASKELTEAAVLLFYR, encoded by the exons agtataaaaatgttttcatggaTCCTTCTCAGCCTCTTGCTGAATTTATGGTTCTGTGAGGCTGGACTAA caaatgAAGAAACACCATCTGTTAATATCGGTGATGCCAGTGCCAACCCTGAGATTGGAAAACTTCTGGGCAGAATTAAATATGTTGCTCGAAGTTGCAAAGAAATTCGTGACAAGTATCAGGTTCATAATG ATGGCCTGTACTATCTGATCTCTTCAAGCGGAGTCCTTTACCAGACGTTCTGTGATATGACCACTGCGGGTGGCGGCTGGACGCTCGTGGCCAGCGTTCATGAAAACAACATGTATGGAAAGTGTACTGTTGGTGATCGCTGGTCTAGTGAGCAGGGGAGCAACGAAAAACGTCCTAATGGTGAAGGGACATGGGAGAACAGAGTCACATTTGGAACTGTAGAGGCCGCTACAAGTGATGATTATAAG AATCCTGGATACTTTGACATTGCGGCACAGGATGTGTCTGTGTGGCATGTTCCTAATAATATGGAGTTGGAACACTGGACCGCTGCCTCCATCCTGAGATACCACACTGAAAATCACTTCTTAACTCTCCATGGAGGAAACCTTTTCAAATTATTTACG AAATTCCCTGTGAGGTTTGGAATCGGGACATGCCTCATTGATAATGGACCTGCTATTCCAATCGTGTATGATACTGGAAATGCGGATTCTACCAAAAAACTATATGGACTTAATTCAAGAT ATATATTTGAGCCTGGATTCATCACATTCAGAGTCTTCAATACTGAAAAGGCAGCCATGGCTATTTGTTCGGGCGTTAAACCAACCGGTTGTCACACTGAACAT TTCTGTATTGGTGGAGGTGGACACTTTCCTGAGGGGTTCCCTGTACAGTGTGGGGACTTTACGAGTTTGGACTGGAGTGGCTATGGTACTAATAGAGAATGGAGTGCTTCCAAAGAGTTAACTGAAGCAGCTGTGCTTCTTTTTTATCGCTGA
- the LOC127513567 gene encoding intelectin-like isoform X4 gives MNVISDTDGLYYLISSSGVLYQTFCDMTTAGGGWTLVASVHENNMYGKCTVGDRWSSEQGSNEKRPNGEGTWENRVTFGTVEAATSDDYKNPGYFDIAAQDVSVWHVPNNMELEHWTAASILRYHTENHFLTLHGGNLFKLFTKFPVRFGIGTCLIDNGPAIPIVYDTGNADSTKKLYGLNSRYIFEPGFITFRVFNTEKAAMAICSGVKPTGCHTEHFCIGGGGHFPEGFPVQCGDFTSLDWSGYGTNREWSASKELTEAAVLLFYR, from the exons ATGGCCTGTACTATCTGATCTCTTCAAGCGGAGTCCTTTACCAGACGTTCTGTGATATGACCACTGCGGGTGGCGGCTGGACGCTCGTGGCCAGCGTTCATGAAAACAACATGTATGGAAAGTGTACTGTTGGTGATCGCTGGTCTAGTGAGCAGGGGAGCAACGAAAAACGTCCTAATGGTGAAGGGACATGGGAGAACAGAGTCACATTTGGAACTGTAGAGGCCGCTACAAGTGATGATTATAAG AATCCTGGATACTTTGACATTGCGGCACAGGATGTGTCTGTGTGGCATGTTCCTAATAATATGGAGTTGGAACACTGGACCGCTGCCTCCATCCTGAGATACCACACTGAAAATCACTTCTTAACTCTCCATGGAGGAAACCTTTTCAAATTATTTACG AAATTCCCTGTGAGGTTTGGAATCGGGACATGCCTCATTGATAATGGACCTGCTATTCCAATCGTGTATGATACTGGAAATGCGGATTCTACCAAAAAACTATATGGACTTAATTCAAGAT ATATATTTGAGCCTGGATTCATCACATTCAGAGTCTTCAATACTGAAAAGGCAGCCATGGCTATTTGTTCGGGCGTTAAACCAACCGGTTGTCACACTGAACAT TTCTGTATTGGTGGAGGTGGACACTTTCCTGAGGGGTTCCCTGTACAGTGTGGGGACTTTACGAGTTTGGACTGGAGTGGCTATGGTACTAATAGAGAATGGAGTGCTTCCAAAGAGTTAACTGAAGCAGCTGTGCTTCTTTTTTATCGCTGA
- the LOC127513567 gene encoding intelectin-like isoform X3: protein MNVISDTANEETPSVNIGDASANPEIGKLLGRIKYVARSCKEIRDKYQVHNDGLYYLISSSGVLYQTFCDMTTAGGGWTLVASVHENNMYGKCTVGDRWSSEQGSNEKRPNGEGTWENRVTFGTVEAATSDDYKNPGYFDIAAQDVSVWHVPNNMELEHWTAASILRYHTENHFLTLHGGNLFKLFTKFPVRFGIGTCLIDNGPAIPIVYDTGNADSTKKLYGLNSRYIFEPGFITFRVFNTEKAAMAICSGVKPTGCHTEHFCIGGGGHFPEGFPVQCGDFTSLDWSGYGTNREWSASKELTEAAVLLFYR from the exons caaatgAAGAAACACCATCTGTTAATATCGGTGATGCCAGTGCCAACCCTGAGATTGGAAAACTTCTGGGCAGAATTAAATATGTTGCTCGAAGTTGCAAAGAAATTCGTGACAAGTATCAGGTTCATAATG ATGGCCTGTACTATCTGATCTCTTCAAGCGGAGTCCTTTACCAGACGTTCTGTGATATGACCACTGCGGGTGGCGGCTGGACGCTCGTGGCCAGCGTTCATGAAAACAACATGTATGGAAAGTGTACTGTTGGTGATCGCTGGTCTAGTGAGCAGGGGAGCAACGAAAAACGTCCTAATGGTGAAGGGACATGGGAGAACAGAGTCACATTTGGAACTGTAGAGGCCGCTACAAGTGATGATTATAAG AATCCTGGATACTTTGACATTGCGGCACAGGATGTGTCTGTGTGGCATGTTCCTAATAATATGGAGTTGGAACACTGGACCGCTGCCTCCATCCTGAGATACCACACTGAAAATCACTTCTTAACTCTCCATGGAGGAAACCTTTTCAAATTATTTACG AAATTCCCTGTGAGGTTTGGAATCGGGACATGCCTCATTGATAATGGACCTGCTATTCCAATCGTGTATGATACTGGAAATGCGGATTCTACCAAAAAACTATATGGACTTAATTCAAGAT ATATATTTGAGCCTGGATTCATCACATTCAGAGTCTTCAATACTGAAAAGGCAGCCATGGCTATTTGTTCGGGCGTTAAACCAACCGGTTGTCACACTGAACAT TTCTGTATTGGTGGAGGTGGACACTTTCCTGAGGGGTTCCCTGTACAGTGTGGGGACTTTACGAGTTTGGACTGGAGTGGCTATGGTACTAATAGAGAATGGAGTGCTTCCAAAGAGTTAACTGAAGCAGCTGTGCTTCTTTTTTATCGCTGA
- the LOC127513567 gene encoding intelectin-like isoform X2 has translation MFSWILLSLLLNLWFCEAGLTNEETPSVNIGDASANPEIGKLLGRIKYVARSCKEIRDKYQVHNDGLYYLISSSGVLYQTFCDMTTAGGGWTLVASVHENNMYGKCTVGDRWSSEQGSNEKRPNGEGTWENRVTFGTVEAATSDDYKNPGYFDIAAQDVSVWHVPNNMELEHWTAASILRYHTENHFLTLHGGNLFKLFTKFPVRFGIGTCLIDNGPAIPIVYDTGNADSTKKLYGLNSRYIFEPGFITFRVFNTEKAAMAICSGVKPTGCHTEHFCIGGGGHFPEGFPVQCGDFTSLDWSGYGTNREWSASKELTEAAVLLFYR, from the exons atgttttcatggaTCCTTCTCAGCCTCTTGCTGAATTTATGGTTCTGTGAGGCTGGACTAA caaatgAAGAAACACCATCTGTTAATATCGGTGATGCCAGTGCCAACCCTGAGATTGGAAAACTTCTGGGCAGAATTAAATATGTTGCTCGAAGTTGCAAAGAAATTCGTGACAAGTATCAGGTTCATAATG ATGGCCTGTACTATCTGATCTCTTCAAGCGGAGTCCTTTACCAGACGTTCTGTGATATGACCACTGCGGGTGGCGGCTGGACGCTCGTGGCCAGCGTTCATGAAAACAACATGTATGGAAAGTGTACTGTTGGTGATCGCTGGTCTAGTGAGCAGGGGAGCAACGAAAAACGTCCTAATGGTGAAGGGACATGGGAGAACAGAGTCACATTTGGAACTGTAGAGGCCGCTACAAGTGATGATTATAAG AATCCTGGATACTTTGACATTGCGGCACAGGATGTGTCTGTGTGGCATGTTCCTAATAATATGGAGTTGGAACACTGGACCGCTGCCTCCATCCTGAGATACCACACTGAAAATCACTTCTTAACTCTCCATGGAGGAAACCTTTTCAAATTATTTACG AAATTCCCTGTGAGGTTTGGAATCGGGACATGCCTCATTGATAATGGACCTGCTATTCCAATCGTGTATGATACTGGAAATGCGGATTCTACCAAAAAACTATATGGACTTAATTCAAGAT ATATATTTGAGCCTGGATTCATCACATTCAGAGTCTTCAATACTGAAAAGGCAGCCATGGCTATTTGTTCGGGCGTTAAACCAACCGGTTGTCACACTGAACAT TTCTGTATTGGTGGAGGTGGACACTTTCCTGAGGGGTTCCCTGTACAGTGTGGGGACTTTACGAGTTTGGACTGGAGTGGCTATGGTACTAATAGAGAATGGAGTGCTTCCAAAGAGTTAACTGAAGCAGCTGTGCTTCTTTTTTATCGCTGA